The following are from one region of the Azospirillum sp. B510 genome:
- a CDS encoding recombinase family protein: MRRKPRSSRPNGTIGDRVVIYARYSDQKQDPSSIQAQLALCQDFAASKGWEVAGEFTDAMISGATKAREGYQAMLRTVDAGGADIVFAEALDRLTRDPEESHALFKRLKHRGVRLVTLAEGEVSNIHVAVSGISNALYLEAVAFKTRRSILDKVRKGEIITGLAYGYRVVKVHAEDGTLVDRHWEIVEEQAAVVRDIFTAFAGGHSPKQIARDLNDRGVPGPRGGIWRDTTIRGHHQRASGILRNALYIGLLVFNRQSFSRNPADDAKRVASLNDESDWVRVPWPELAILPQALWDRVQQRLQNIRNGAASSAIRDVRPWEHRRQHLLTGLAVCAGCKTSLGNAGRDYLTCNTAKLSSASCSNQGSVRRSVLEKLVMDALCDRLMQDDMVAAFIAAFREAVRTDGQEQSAEQRRMEAELRKVRQDLDGLDATARQGRLTDRLHRLMRDLEVKLETLEAALASPPPPAVVLPDNLAALYRERIADLAATLEDPDHRIEARDRLRPLIERVAVRFCTADTRGVEIELEGDLVALLSLGLSPNAAKAGATGAAGLREQVRSLMVVAGAGFEPAAFRL, encoded by the coding sequence ATGAGACGCAAGCCGAGATCCAGCCGGCCCAACGGCACCATCGGTGACCGGGTGGTCATCTACGCCCGTTACTCCGATCAAAAGCAGGACCCATCCTCCATCCAGGCCCAGTTGGCACTCTGCCAGGATTTCGCCGCTTCCAAGGGATGGGAGGTGGCCGGTGAGTTCACCGATGCAATGATCAGTGGCGCGACCAAGGCGCGGGAGGGTTACCAGGCCATGCTGCGCACCGTCGATGCCGGCGGGGCGGACATCGTTTTCGCCGAGGCGCTCGACCGCCTGACCCGCGATCCGGAGGAGAGCCACGCCCTCTTCAAACGGCTCAAGCACCGGGGCGTTCGTCTCGTCACCCTGGCCGAAGGCGAGGTCAGCAACATCCACGTCGCCGTCAGCGGCATCTCCAACGCCCTCTACCTGGAGGCGGTCGCCTTCAAGACCCGGCGCTCGATCCTCGACAAGGTCCGCAAGGGCGAGATCATCACCGGCCTCGCCTACGGGTACCGGGTGGTCAAGGTCCATGCCGAGGACGGCACACTGGTCGACCGGCACTGGGAGATCGTCGAGGAGCAGGCGGCGGTGGTCCGCGATATCTTCACCGCTTTCGCCGGCGGCCACAGCCCCAAGCAGATCGCTCGCGACCTCAACGACCGCGGCGTTCCCGGTCCCCGCGGCGGCATTTGGCGTGATACCACGATCCGCGGCCATCACCAGCGGGCGAGCGGTATCCTGCGCAACGCGCTCTACATAGGCCTGTTGGTGTTCAACCGCCAGAGCTTCAGCCGCAACCCGGCGGACGATGCCAAGCGCGTCGCCAGCCTCAATGACGAGTCCGATTGGGTGCGCGTGCCCTGGCCGGAACTGGCCATCCTCCCGCAGGCTCTGTGGGACCGGGTCCAGCAGCGGCTGCAGAACATCCGGAACGGCGCAGCATCCAGCGCCATCCGCGACGTGCGTCCGTGGGAGCACCGCCGCCAGCATCTGCTCACCGGCCTCGCTGTCTGCGCCGGCTGCAAAACGTCGCTCGGCAACGCCGGTCGCGATTATCTCACCTGCAACACCGCCAAACTGTCGTCGGCCTCCTGCTCCAACCAGGGCAGCGTCCGGCGGAGCGTGCTGGAGAAGCTGGTGATGGACGCTCTGTGTGACCGGCTGATGCAGGATGACATGGTGGCAGCCTTCATCGCTGCCTTCCGAGAGGCGGTTCGGACGGATGGACAGGAACAGTCTGCTGAACAGCGGCGGATGGAAGCCGAGCTGAGGAAGGTGCGCCAGGATCTCGATGGGCTCGATGCGACCGCGCGGCAGGGCCGGCTGACCGACCGGCTGCACCGGTTGATGCGCGACTTGGAAGTGAAGCTCGAGACGCTGGAGGCGGCACTGGCCTCCCCTCCCCCGCCGGCAGTGGTCCTGCCCGACAATTTGGCGGCCCTCTATCGGGAGCGGATCGCCGATCTGGCGGCGACACTGGAGGACCCGGACCACCGGATTGAAGCGCGCGATCGCCTGCGCCCGCTGATCGAGCGGGTGGCGGTGCGTTTCTGCACAGCCGATACCCGCGGCGTCGAGATCGAGCTGGAAGGCGATCTGGTGGCGTTGCTCAGCCTCGGGCTGAGCCCAAACGCAGCGAAGGCCGGCGCTACGGGAGCGGCCGGCCTTCGCGAACAGGTGCGTTCGCTAATGGTGGTTGCGGGGGCAGGATTTGAACCTGCGGCCTTCAGGTTATGA